One stretch of Chitinophaga pendula DNA includes these proteins:
- a CDS encoding OmpA/MotB family protein, with translation MRTPVLLSTLLMVAVLGESCVSNKKFSELQTSYNELRNQNRDLDGRYQVSQRELSGATTRVKSLEEQIEAQRTSVAALQAALDKCLNSSSQGNTNISKLVDEINSANNYIKHLVNTKNTSDSLNMVLTNNLTRSLSREESKDVDVQVLKGVVYISLSDKMLYKSGSYEISPVAGTTLSKIAKIIKDYKDYDVLIEGNTDNVPISQTNIRNNWDLSALRASSVVQALQNTYGVEPKRLTAGGRGEYNPIAPNDSDAGKSRNRRTQIIITPKLDQFMELIEKAPEKATDAPATPVTNPASQQ, from the coding sequence ATGAGGACACCGGTTTTATTATCAACGCTACTGATGGTAGCCGTATTAGGTGAAAGCTGTGTAAGTAACAAGAAGTTTAGCGAATTGCAGACGAGCTATAATGAGCTTCGCAACCAGAACAGAGATCTGGATGGCAGGTACCAGGTATCCCAGCGTGAGCTATCGGGAGCTACTACCCGTGTAAAGAGCCTGGAAGAGCAAATCGAGGCACAACGTACGAGTGTAGCTGCGCTACAGGCTGCGTTGGATAAATGTCTCAATTCCAGCAGCCAGGGTAATACCAACATTTCCAAATTGGTAGATGAGATCAATTCTGCCAACAATTATATCAAACACCTTGTAAACACCAAAAATACTAGCGATTCGCTGAATATGGTGCTGACCAACAACCTGACACGTTCTTTGAGCCGTGAGGAATCGAAGGATGTGGATGTACAGGTGTTGAAAGGTGTGGTATATATCTCTTTATCTGACAAGATGCTGTATAAGTCTGGTAGCTATGAGATCTCTCCTGTAGCTGGTACTACGCTCAGCAAGATCGCGAAGATCATTAAGGACTACAAGGATTATGATGTGTTGATCGAGGGTAATACGGACAATGTGCCTATTTCCCAGACGAACATCCGTAATAACTGGGACTTGAGTGCGCTGCGTGCTTCTTCGGTGGTACAGGCATTACAGAACACTTATGGTGTAGAGCCTAAGCGTCTGACAGCAGGTGGTAGAGGGGAGTATAACCCGATTGCTCCTAATGACAGCGATGCTGGTAAATCCAGGAACAGACGTACGCAGATCATTATTACACCTAAGCTGGATCAGTTTATGGAGTTGATCGAGAAGGCACCCGAGAAAGCAACAGATGCACCGGCTACGCCTGTAACTAATCCTGCTTCACAGCAGTAA
- a CDS encoding VOC family protein has protein sequence MKTKKIWANFSVQDLARTTKFYQQLGFKHNGASDQLTSFFFGDEDFIIHFFLRDVLEPAMMGPIIDTKAGNEIIFTLSADTKEEVDSWEKEIAAAGGTIVSKPEAFGEGYYGFVFADPDGHKFNVFKR, from the coding sequence ATGAAAACAAAAAAAATCTGGGCGAATTTCAGTGTACAGGATTTAGCACGTACCACTAAATTCTACCAGCAACTTGGCTTTAAGCACAATGGGGCATCGGATCAATTGACCAGTTTCTTCTTTGGCGACGAAGACTTTATCATTCATTTCTTTTTAAGGGATGTACTGGAGCCGGCTATGATGGGTCCTATCATTGATACCAAGGCAGGCAATGAAATTATCTTTACTCTTTCTGCGGATACGAAGGAAGAGGTGGATAGTTGGGAGAAGGAGATAGCGGCAGCAGGAGGGACTATTGTTTCGAAGCCGGAAGCGTTTGGCGAGGGGTATTACGGTTTTGTGTTTGCTGATCCTGACGGTCACAAGTTCAATGTGTTCAAGCGATAA
- a CDS encoding peptidylprolyl isomerase, translating into MKKYSLLCLLLLSVASIHAQSTKVKFNTYYGSFIVTLYDQTPKHRDMFLAEIKKGTYTGALFNRIVKDFVVQGGVHDDTVVLQQKQHPERTIPRLPGEFNPDIFHKKGTLGAGRDDNPQQASFLDQIYFVIGRKYTETQLDSLEQQKHIKIPASHRTFYKTNGGLPSLDGRYTIFGEITTGYQVIEKINQLPTDNKEYPLKQVPFSVIIL; encoded by the coding sequence ATGAAAAAATACAGCCTGCTTTGCCTCCTACTCCTATCCGTCGCATCCATCCATGCCCAATCCACAAAAGTCAAATTCAATACCTACTACGGTAGCTTCATCGTCACCCTCTACGACCAGACGCCCAAACACCGCGACATGTTCCTCGCCGAAATTAAAAAAGGCACCTACACCGGCGCCCTATTCAATCGCATCGTAAAAGATTTCGTAGTACAAGGTGGCGTACACGACGATACCGTCGTCCTGCAACAAAAACAACACCCCGAACGCACCATCCCAAGACTACCGGGCGAATTCAACCCCGATATCTTCCATAAAAAAGGAACCCTCGGCGCCGGCAGAGATGACAACCCCCAACAGGCTTCCTTCCTCGATCAGATCTATTTCGTCATCGGCAGAAAATACACCGAAACACAACTCGACTCCCTCGAACAACAAAAACATATAAAAATCCCCGCCAGCCACAGAACCTTCTACAAAACCAATGGCGGACTCCCCTCCCTCGATGGCCGCTATACCATCTTCGGCGAAATTACCACCGGATACCAAGTAATAGAAAAGATCAACCAACTCCCGACAGACAACAAAGAATACCCGCTCAAACAAGTGCCCTTCAGCGTAATTATCTTGTAA